The DNA window CATCTTCACCGCCCTCGCCCGTATTGCTCTTGCCGCCGATGCGGTTCATGGCCACGGCCAGGGTGGCATGGGCTTCGGTAGAAATCGAGCCCAGCGACATGGCGCCCGTGGCAAAGCGCTTGACGATGTCCTTGGCGGGTTCGACCTCGTCCAGCGGGACAGCCTTGGCGGGATCGAACTGGAACTCGAACAGGCCACGCAGGGTCATGTGGCGCTTGCTTTGGTCGTTGACCAGCTGGGCGTATTCCTTGTAGGTGCTCCAGTTGTTGGCGCGCGTGGCATGTTGCAGCTTGGCGATGGTGTCGGGCGTCCACATGTGCTCCTCACCGCGTGTGCGCCAGGCGTACTCCCCGCCGGTATCGAGCATGTGGGCCAGCACCGGGTCACCGCCAAAGGCGTCCTTGTGCATGCGGATCGCTTCTTCGGCGATTTCAAACACGCCAATGCCTTCGACCCGGCTGGCGGTGCCGGTGAAGTACTTGCCGACGGTGTCGCTGCTCAGGCCGATGGCCTCGAACAGCTGGGCGCCGCAGTAGCTCATGTAAGTGCTCACGCCCATTTTGGACATGATTTTGGACAGCCCTTTGCCGACGGCTTTGACGTAGTTGGTGATGGCCTTGTCGGCGGACAGATCGCCGCCCAGGTCCTTGTGCATATCGGCCAGGGTTTCCATGGCCAGATAGGGGTGCACGGCCTCGGCGCCGTAGCCGGCGAGCACGGCAAAGTGGTGCACCTCGCGCGCAGTACCCGTTTCGACCACCAGGCCCGCCGTAGTGCGCAGCCCTTCGCGCACCAGGTGCTGGTGGATGCTGGAGAGCGCCAGCAGCGCAGGAATGGCCACCTGCGTGGCACCTACTCCGCGGTCGCTGATGATGAGAATATTGGCACCGCCACGGATTTCATCGACCGCCTGCGCGCACAGCGAGGCGAGCTTGGCCTCGACACCTTCGCGGCCCCAGGACAGCGGGTAGGTGATGTCGATGGTGGCGCTGCGGAACTTGCCCTGGGTGTGTTTTGCGATATCGCGCAGCTTGGCGATGTCGGCAAAGTTGAGCACCGGCTGGCTCACTTCCAGCCGCATGGGCGGGTTCACCTGGTTGATGTCCAGCAGGTTGGGCTTGGGGCCGATGAAGCTGTTGAGCGACATCACGATGGCCTCGCGGATCGGGTCGATCGGCGGGTTGGTCACCTGGGCAAAAAGCTGTTTGAAATAGTTGTAGAGCGGCTTGTTGCGGCCCGAGAGCACGGCCAGTGGGCTGTCGTTGCCCATGGAGCCAATGCCTTCCTCGCCATTGCGGGCCATGGGCGCCATCAGGAACTTGATGTCTTCTTGCGTATAGCCAAAGGCCTGTTGGCGGTCGAGCAGCGGCAGTTCGGCTGCCTGAGTGGTCGCCACCTGGGGACCCGCGTCAATGTTGTCGAGCTTGATGCGCAGGTTCTCGATCCACTGCTTGTAGGGCTTGGTGTTGACGATGTTGGCCTTCAACTCCTGGTCGTCGATCATGCGGCCCTGTTCCAGGTCGATGAGCAGCATCTTGCCCGGCTGCAGGCGCCATTTGCGCACGATGCGGTTTTCGGGCACGGGCAGCACGCCCGACTCGGACGCCAGGATCACCAGATCATCATCGGTGACACAGTAACGCGAGGGACGCAGGCCATTGCGGTCGAGCGTGGCGCCGATCTGGCGACCGTCGGTGAAGACGATGGAAGCAGGCCCGTCCCAGGGCTCCAACATAGCGGCATGGTATTCATAGAAAGCGCGGCGGCGTTCGTCCATGGTGGTGTGCTGCTCCCAGGGTTCGGGAATCATCATCATCACGGCCTGGCTGATGGGGTAGCCGGCCATGGTCAGCAATTCAAGGCAGTTGTCGAAGGTGGCCGTGTCGGACTGGTCGGCAAAGCTGATCGGATAGAGCTTTTGCAGGTCGGCCGCCAGCACGGGGGACGACATGACGCCTTCGCGCGCCTTCATCCAGTTGTAGTTGCCTTTGACGGTGTTGATCTCGCCGTTATGCGCCACATAGCGGTAGGGGTGGGCCAGCGGCCACTCGGGGAAGGTGTTGGTGGAAAAGCGCTGGTGCACCAGGCCAATGGCCGACACACAGCGCTCATCTTCCAGGTCCTTGAAATACACACCCACCTGGTCGGCCAGCAGCAGGCCCTTGTAGACCACGGTGCGGCTGCTCATGCTGGGCACGTAATACTCTTTGCTGTGCTTGAGCTTGAGCGCCTGGATGGCAGCACTGGCCGTCTTGCGGATCACGTAGAGCTTGCGCTCGAGCGCGTCCTGCACGATCACGTCGCTGCCCCGGCCGATGAACACCTGGCGCAGGATGGGCTCCTTGGCGCGCACGGTGGGTGACATGGGCATGTCGCGGTTGACCGGCACATCGCGCCAGCCGAGCAGCACCTGGCCTTCGGCCTTGATGGCGCGCTCCATCTCCTGCTGGCAGGCCAGGCGGCTGGCGTGCTCCTTGGGCAAGAAGATCATGCCCACGCCGTATTCGCCAGCGGGGGGCAGTGCCACGCCCTGCGCGGCCATCTCTTCACGGTACAGG is part of the Simplicispira sp. 125 genome and encodes:
- a CDS encoding glutamate synthase-related protein, with translation MTTAAEIEHLKQHGLYSTANEHDACGLGFVAHIKGVKRHDIVTQALKILENIDHRGAVGADKLMGDGAGILIQIPDALYREEMAAQGVALPPAGEYGVGMIFLPKEHASRLACQQEMERAIKAEGQVLLGWRDVPVNRDMPMSPTVRAKEPILRQVFIGRGSDVIVQDALERKLYVIRKTASAAIQALKLKHSKEYYVPSMSSRTVVYKGLLLADQVGVYFKDLEDERCVSAIGLVHQRFSTNTFPEWPLAHPYRYVAHNGEINTVKGNYNWMKAREGVMSSPVLAADLQKLYPISFADQSDTATFDNCLELLTMAGYPISQAVMMMIPEPWEQHTTMDERRRAFYEYHAAMLEPWDGPASIVFTDGRQIGATLDRNGLRPSRYCVTDDDLVILASESGVLPVPENRIVRKWRLQPGKMLLIDLEQGRMIDDQELKANIVNTKPYKQWIENLRIKLDNIDAGPQVATTQAAELPLLDRQQAFGYTQEDIKFLMAPMARNGEEGIGSMGNDSPLAVLSGRNKPLYNYFKQLFAQVTNPPIDPIREAIVMSLNSFIGPKPNLLDINQVNPPMRLEVSQPVLNFADIAKLRDIAKHTQGKFRSATIDITYPLSWGREGVEAKLASLCAQAVDEIRGGANILIISDRGVGATQVAIPALLALSSIHQHLVREGLRTTAGLVVETGTAREVHHFAVLAGYGAEAVHPYLAMETLADMHKDLGGDLSADKAITNYVKAVGKGLSKIMSKMGVSTYMSYCGAQLFEAIGLSSDTVGKYFTGTASRVEGIGVFEIAEEAIRMHKDAFGGDPVLAHMLDTGGEYAWRTRGEEHMWTPDTIAKLQHATRANNWSTYKEYAQLVNDQSKRHMTLRGLFEFQFDPAKAVPLDEVEPAKDIVKRFATGAMSLGSISTEAHATLAVAMNRIGGKSNTGEGGEDAARYRNELKGIPIKQGDSLKSVIGPENVEVDLPLLDGDSLRSRIKQVASGRFGVTAEYLSSADQIQIKMAQGAKPGEGGQLPGGKVSNYIGKLRHSVPGVGLISPPPHHDIYSIEDLAQLIHDLKNVAPHASISVKLVSEVGVGTIAAGVAKCKSDHVVIAGHDGGTGASPWSSIKHAGGPWEIGLAETQQTLVLNRLRGRIRVQADGQMKTGRDVAIGALLGADEFGFATAPLVVEGCIMMRKCHLNTCPVGVATQDPVLRAKFSGKPEHVVNYFFFVAEEVRQIMAQLGVRKFDDLIGRTDLLDMRKGLEHWKARGLDFGRLFAQPIVPADVPRFHVQVQDHDIEHTLDRKLIERSQPAIEKGERVQFIEVVRNVNRSVGAMLSGAVTRLHPEGLPDDNIRIQLEGTGGQSFGAFLCRGITLYLIGDANDYTGKGLSGGRVIVRPSIDFRGDAARNTIVGNTVMYGATSGEAYFSGVAGERFAVRLSGATAVVEGTGDHGCEYMTGGTVVVLGQTGRNFAAGMSGGVAYVYDEDGQFDTRCNLSMVTLERILPSDEQMATTPRATWHRDQTDEAQLKKMLEDHNRWTGSKRARELLDHWAASRSKFVKVFPTEYKRALSEIYERKVLEESATPAVEATETVAKVAP